A segment of the Candidatus Sumerlaea chitinivorans genome:
GAGTGCGCATCCCGCCAATAGCCCAAACAATGCGTATGCTCGGGTGATGCTGATCATGAGTCCAAGCGCGAGAACGACGGGTATCCATGCCAGGCGTCGGTTCCCGACGAACTCCAAAACAGCGGAAAGAGAACACGTCACAAACACAGTCAGGAGAGCATCTTTAAGAAGAAAGGAAGCCCAGTAGCCAAGGTTGGGATACAACGCGATGAACCACGATGCGAAAAGGGGAGCTCGGGATAGGTGGGGTTGAAGTTCCATCTTACCTTGGGACTGGCTAAGTAGCAAAAATGCAGCGCGGTACACAGCTATCGGCAAAAATCCAAGCATGAGATAATTTGCAAAGATCGGGACTCGATAGTCGTTGCCAAACAAGTAAAACAAGCCAGCCACAAAGCGTTGGTAGCCTGTGTGCAGGGTCCCGAGGTAGGGCAGAGAGCCTTTTAGGGAGAGTTCCGGAAAGAAGCCTTCTCGCCATGCTTGAGCGATAGCATTAGCTTCGCGGAGATAACTAAGATCATCCCGCAGTCCTACTTGCCGATCCGGATCGTGGATTCCAACCGCCAACCCGACCAAAAGTTGGAAAAACACTGTACAGGCGGAAATCGTAAGTAATGAGATCCGGTGGGGTCGAGAAGTATACGAAATGGAGAGGACGGCGTACACGAGTAGTCCCACAAACGGCAGAAGCCAGAAAAGGAGGGGAAAGACAGGATATACTGCAACACCAAGTAGAAAAATGCATATGAGAGCGATGTCGGTTTTATGGATTTCCACGGGACGTAGGCCCATGGTTTGATCAATGACCCTTTTCGCCCAATGCACGGTAGAGGACTCCTTCGGGAGTGATCCAAATTCGAAGGGGTAGCAGCGTTCTACAACAAAAAAGATGAGCGATGGGAGTTTGTGTCCCATCGCCCACCACTTGAGTGGATCTTGCTAAACCACCGTTAAGCTTTCTTAGCCTGTTTTCTCGCCTCGCGCTCTTTCTGCGCCTTCTTCTTCGTCATTTGTTTCAGAGCTTCGTCGATTGCCTCCTCGACTTTCGTTTTTGATTCTTCGCGTACGTAGGCAATCTCTTCGACGAGAAAACGCTTGGCCTGCTCCATGATTTCACGCTCTTTGCCTTTCAGGTCATTGGACAGATCGAGCGTGTAAAGGTCTCGCAGCAATTTGGAGATTTTCATCGGGTCGCCGCTATTGAGCGTTTCTCTATACGACTGATATTGCATGTGTGGGTCACTACGGTTGGGAGACGTGGGCACTTTCAAGCTTGCCAGTACCTTCTTAGCTTCTTCCTTCGTCATCGGTCGGCGAACGCCTCTCCGTTCCAGCTGATACTTGGGTACAAGAACGGATGCATTATTCGGGCCAACGAACACGTAAAACTCGGTGGTTTTGCCATCAACCGTCATGACCCGGATCCCTTGAATTTCGCAAATCCCGATCGTTGGCTCAATGACTTTATCGCCCGTTTTGAAATCCACCATTTTTCACCAACTACCTTTCTTACAAAGTCGCGAACCAGTAGCTTACTGCCAACTCAAACGTGGTGCGTCGCCCCACAACCGTTCTAAATCGTAAAATTGGCGCGCTTCTTCCAACATAGCATGGGCAATGACGCTGCCAAAATCAAACACAATCCAATTCGTTGCTCGAAACCCGTCAATACGCTCAGCGCAAATCCCTTCGGGCTCGAGGTGCTCTTCGAGACGTTTCCCGATAGCCCGAAGGTGTGTTTGGCTCGTGCCCGTGAAGATCACAAAAAAATCTGCAACATTCGAAAGTCCCCGAACGTCGAGAATTACAATGTCGGTTGCCTTTGCCTCGTCGGCAACTTGTGCAATGCGTCGGGCTTTGATTTCTGCGCTGATATTATCCGTTTTCTTTTTCGCCAAACCGACCCCTTTCCGTTACTAAGCTGTCAACGATTTCAAAGTCTCCACCGTCGCGGGATGAAGATCCCGATGTGAGGATTTTACATAAGCAGCTTTCCGTTTCAGCACTTCTAAAAGCGCTGCATCAACATTTTGCCGTGCTAACGCTCGGATCTCCTCAACTCCTTGAAAGTCTCGCGACGGTTCACAATAGTCCGCAACTAACAGCAGCCTCAGCAAAGGTGACGGGTGTGGCTTGCCCGTCGGATGCCACGCAATTGCTTCCAGAATTTCTGGATCTTCGATACCGAACACCAATTTTGCAACCGCCGCACTGGCTGGCGCGTGCAAAAGCTGTGCCGGACCTTCCACATACGGATGTTTGGCAAGGCCAGCTCTCTCCAGAGCGTGAAGCATCTCAGCTGGAGGCATGGACTTTGCGGCATCGTGGAGTAGCCCAACAATTGCCACTTTTGTACCGCTGACCCCGTACTTTGCTGCTAAGCTGGTTGCGGTTTGTACAACTCCAAACGTGTGAAGAAGCCGCTTGGGGCCTAAGTTCTTGGTGAGGTACTCCGTTGCACGGTCAAACTCGCCCCGCTGCCACTCCATTCACCGCCACCTAAGTATAAATTTGCGGCGTAAAATACAATCGAAAGTGTGTGAAATTCTACTGAACTGGTCGAAGTTCCCCGACGATCTCTCTCGCCTTCTGGGCGGAGAGCGGTTTGGAAATCACTCCCGCAATTGACGCACTCTGGAGGACTCGGGTGGTGGTCACAGGAAAACTCGTAAGAAGATAGACTCGAGGACAGGAGGCTTTTTTAAGGAATTCGCAAAACGAGACCCACTGGGCAGGCGATTGCACGTTAACCTCCGCAAAAACAAAGTCCCACTCAACTTTCGGGAGTTTGGCCGCATCGTTCGCCATCGTTTCGATTTCCCACACCTCATGACCAAGCTGCCGAAACAATTGGGTTGTTAAAGTGCGGCAAGTTGGGTCTTCATCGATCACTAAGATGCGTTTCTTTTTAAGGCCCTCTGGTTCGCCCGTTGAGACATCGTTTCTGGCAACCATATTTTTGCGTAAACGTAGCGTTGGCTCATCATCGGGCACTGCTACTTTCGCAAACGCCAGCGACTTCACAAACTGGGGGAGTGAAAGACTCTTCCCCTTGCTCTCACTGCCCATTTCACCGTTTAAAGGCCTTTCATCCAGTTGATTGTAATCCGCAGGAATTGCCTCGATCACAAGGTTCACCGCTTGTGGACCTTCTTCGCTCGAAAACCGAAGTATACCACCATGGGGCAGAGATTCTACTTGGCGCATGATCAAGGTCGCAATCTCAATAACCACTTTGTTTCGGTTTGCGACAACTGGCAGGCTCTCAGGGATACTATTGTGGAAACGATAGCGACGATCCCACGTTTGCAGGTCATCGATACCCCATGACTGGACCAGTCTTAGTGCTTGGCTAATCAGATCCGAGAGAGACCACGTCGCAATCTCTTCTTCCGCGCCTGCAGCAACTTGAAGCTGCACTTGTCGAATGAGCTCAAGACCACGACTTGTGAGCTCAGAAATAACTGTCGTTGCCTTTTCGGGCTTCAAGGCCAGCTGTTCACAGTGCATCGAGATCGAAGCCAGTAAATTCGTGAGCTGTTGCGTCAAGCCGATGGCGAGTTCCCCGACTGTCCGCATTCTTTCGTGGCGGATGATGCGCTTTTGTGTGATCTGAATGTCTCGAGAGAGGCGAGACACTTCTGCTCGGAGAGTTCTCAAGGCAAGTACGTAGGTCAGGTATTTTCGAAACACAAGCTCGGGTGTGTTCCGGAGTAGGATAAACTCAGTACTTTGGAGAGTGGGGGAGGGTGAAAGAATTTTGTCCTCCGTGACGAGCAGTATCACGGGGATCTGCGTTTGTCGTGACCGGGTTGTAAATTGGGTAAGCCAGCTCTCCGTGACTTCTTCCGTTGCCGTGTCAATGACGGCGCACTCGGGGGCAAATGCTTCGCAGTTCGCAAAGAACTCGCTCGCGCCCTCAAAAGTCACCAGTTGGTATTGCTCGCTGTTCGCAACCCGCACGAATCTTTCCTGGACCGACGGGTCGCGGCTCAGTAAGAGAACCACTGGGGATGAATCGGTTTTCAGGCGGAGCTGGCGGCGGAAAGTGTCGAATTCCGAAATACCCGTGTGCTCACTTGTTCCCCATACGCAGTTGCGGCCGTTCTCCTTGGCATAGTAAAGCATGCGGTCGGCAAGGACTAACAGATCTTCCCACGCCTGCGCATGCTGGTTGGAAGCCACCCCAAAACTTGCTGTGACGAGGGACTGAACGCCTGCGCTCCGAAAAGTTGCGCTTTCGATGGTGGTGCGAAGTTTTTCCGCGACGCGCAACGCCTCCTGTTCATCGGTTTCAGGCAGAAGAAGCAAAAATTCCTCCCCACCGTATCGACCAAGTGTATCACTCACCCTGAGGTTGGACTTAAGAATTTGGGAGACTTGTCGTAATACGTAGTCGCCATAGCGATGGCCGTACGAGTCGTTGATCGCCTTGAAACGATCAAGGTCAAGCATGACGCAGCTCAGGGGAGCCCCATTTCTTACGGCGCGGGAGAATTCGCGCTCAAGCAATTCCAGCATATAGGCATGATGATAAAGCCCCGTCAGCCCATCCCGCACAGACTGTCGTTCGAGCTCTTGAACAGTCTCCAATAGTTGGCGCTGTGTTCCGGCCCGCAGGAGCAAATTGGAGAGTAAGGCGTGAGCGTGGAGATGCGACTCATTGATATTGAGAAAACCATCAATCAAGCCGCATTCCATGAGCTCCAGCGCTAAGCTCTCCCGCCAAGCCTCGTAAACCAGGCAAATCGGCGTCACTGGATAAGACTCGCGCAGCTTTGATAGAACGATGCGCAACGAACGATCCGAGGGAGCTTTCCCGGCATAAAGCAGAATTACACCGCGCTGAGTAATGGGGTGAAAGGTGTCAATTTCGCGGAGGCGGGACAATGTGACGTAAGGAAGCGTGGGGTACAACCAGCACCGCTCAATGCGAGAGCGAACGTCGGACGGGACGTGGTAAAAGATAACGGTACGAGCCTGCTCCATGAATCGGGCTGTCTGCTCCCGTTCATCCGTAGGGGCACTCTCGTCTGGGGAAGTTTCCCAATCCATTCCGCTTCGTACCTTTTAACTGCTTTTCTATGCCAAAGTGACCACGTTTGCGACGAAAAACTACATGTGGCTACCGCAAGATTGTTCTTTGCAACAGCGAGTCTACGTGGTCTTTGACTCGTTCCATGGTGAGTTTTCAGGCAACAATAGGCGCGATTCTTGGCGTGTTTCTCTTGGGTGCGCTGGGCTATTTTGCCTTTCGCCGCAGACTGATCTCGCAGCATGGGCTGACCGAGATCTCGCGGGTGCTTATTGATCTGTGTCTGCCGGCGGCGCTGTTTTATGCGATGTTTGTCCAATATGATCCCACAAAAACGTCCGTGCTTTGGTTCGTGGGTTCGGCTCAGCTGCTTTTCCTTGTTGTAGGAATGCTCGCTATGTGGGGGCTGGCTACTTTGTGGCGGCCTCCACAGCCTATTGGGACGCTCTGCGGCTTGGCGTCGCTCCAAAACAACGTCTACTTGCCTCTCCCGATTGCCTTGGCTGTCCTGGGACCCAGCAAGCATATCGAGGTCCAATTCGTCATCGGTTGCTTCGTGCTATTCTTTACCCCAATCCTTTGGTCCGTGGGGGTTGTTCTATTGACGCGATCTCACACTGAACATGCGGGATGGTGGAGCTTGGCAAAGAAAGGGCTGAATCCCCCATTTTTTGCTGCCATTGCTGGTCTCGGAGCAAAGATGTTGTGGCTAAATACCGGTTGGCAATCTCCCAAGCTCCTGCTTGATGTTCTCCAAATGTTAGGAAACGCCACGGTACCGCTGGCAATGTTGGTGTTGGGTGGCATGCTTGCTGAGACGCAAATTAGTAAAGCTCTGGAGTGGCGTGGCATTACGGCAGTCGCACTCGTGAAGCTGCTCATAGTACCGGTTTCTGCACTTGTGTTTCTCAGGCTTGTTCCCATCGCCGATCCCGTGGTGCGATTCATTATCCTTCTTGAGGGAACCATGCCTCCCGCCACAAACATTTCAATCATCGTACGGCGTTTTGGAGGCGAAACAGATTTCGTGGCGACCACCACCTTCGTAACCTATCTTGCATGTCTTTTCACGGTTCCTTTGTGGCTTTTGCTCAGTCCGTGAAGACTGGGGCGTTACACTGGTCCCGGAGCGTAATCGTCCTCCTCTTCCTCGTCGTCGTAGTAATAGTAGTCGTCTTCGTCTCCGCCAATGAACCGGTCGAGTGAATACGAGCCAGCCCCACCGATCAATAGACCGAGCGAGATCAATAATAAGACGAGATGATACTCAAACCCCGGCGCAGGTACGCCGTCAAGGCGGTGGGTGAACCAGAACCCATTCTTCACCGTCGTGAGTGCTGCGGCTGTCGCTATGTTGATCATCAGCGGCAGCATGGTCACCCGCACAAGGAGCCCCAAGACACAGCTCAGCGCCGCGACGATCTCCACCCAGCCGCTAATTTGCGCGAGGAGGACCTTATAGTGTTCTGGTATGTAGGAGACGGTGAAGAGACTCGTAAATTCTTCCACCCACGCTTCCGGCCCCTCCCAGCCAAAAGGCTCGAATCGCACTAATTTGTCCATCCCGTGCGGAATAAAAACTGCTGCAAGGGCGATCCTGCAAAAAACAGCAGCCGTGCTGCGTTGCGTTCGGAACAAACCCATCTTTGTCCTCCGTCGCGCGAGAGCTAACATGTCGCATTCATCCCTGAGCACTCAGCAGAGGCAATTGCAATTATTTGTGAATGACCGTGGGTGTACTACCGCCAAATTGCTCAAACCCAGAGTGAGTTGGGCGGGAACTCAGGATAGATTCGCACCAAAAAACGTCGCGAGAACCTGTAGGCAAGCTCGCTCCGCTTTTACTCTGGTTGGTCCGGCATCTGGCCGCGGGTGAAACAAAGCACAAACGCCAGCAAAGCAGCAACTGCCGCCACACCCGCACTAAAAAGATAGAGGTTCGCGAGTGGGTCTTGCCCAGAAAAAGGCAAGACTCGCCTCAAAAAGTTTGTCAGCGGTTGTTCGAAAATTCCACCACGCGTGACCTGTCCTCCGACAAGGTTGCTCACGATGCCCGCCCATCCAAAATACACAAATGCAAACAGGGTCTGAGCACTGGCCTTGAACTTATAGGGGGCATGGGAGTTGATGTAGGAGACTGCCGCAGCGTAGAACAACCCAAAGGTAATGGCATGGAGTGCGGAGATTGCCACGATCTCAGTTGGGCTGGTTGCTTTCCACACGAGAATCCAGCGTATACTTTGCACAACCGCCGCAAACGCGAGCAGGCGCTCGGCACCAAATTTCTTCAGCAAGCGGTGCGCAGCAAAGAAAACCGGAACTTCGAGCACAGCGGCGAGTGAATAGGAGGAGGCGATGAGCGTGTGGTCAGCCCCCATGTTTTTCATCAAGATCGACTGTAGCGTATAGCTTAGGCTGTGTGCGCATTGGTAGAGAAAGACGAATCCCAGAAAAATCGCAACAGGGGGGCGGCGGAGAAAATACCATTGGACCGCCCAAAAGGATGGCCGGTCGGATGCGCGCACAACTTTAGCCTCGGGCACGGGCATCACACACACAAACGTCGCAGCACAAAGTGCCGCATACAGGGGGAAAATGAAGCGAAGATTTCCATCGGTCAGCCTGTCTGCCACGTAGGCGACAGCGAGATTTGTGACGACAAATCCCAACGATCCGTAGGCTCGCAAGGGACCGAACCAGCGCTCACTCCCGCGATGGCTAAACAGCAGGCCGTGGAGCAACTGAACGAGCGGCGTGCTAAACACATTGAAAGCGAAGACAACGCAGACGATTGCCCAATACGAAGGTACGAAAGCAATACTCCAGAAAAGAAGACCAGAAATTGCCAAGTTGGCAAGGATGAGTTGTTTTTTTCTGAACACAACGTCCGCAAAGTAACCCCATGCTTGTTGAAACAGAACGATGGTGAGGCCTCCAAGGGCTGTGATGAGGCTTATTTGGGATTCGCTAAATTGCCGATCAAAGCGCAGATAAAGGACGAACGACGGAAGCAAGATACCAATGGGCGCCTGCATGAGAAAAAAGACGAGGCGCAACAGCTTATGGCGCGGAAGTTCGTGCATAAGTTTCTTACAGTGATCCGCTCCTTCCCCTGGAGCAACATTCAAGTGCGCGGGTTCGAGGTTCAAGACTTCGACCACGATCCGGGCTGCTATCCAAGTTGTTCAAAATCGGTACACCCAATAGCGAGTCGGTAGACGGGAATCACCGACCGGCACATGCAAAGCGTTCAAGATACGCAAGTTAACGGCTAATATTCCTTGTTGATTTTTCTGCGGCACTATGTTTGCCTTCCTCCGTAGAGGTGCGAGCGAGTCGCAAGGCAGATCGAACGCTCTATACTGCGTTGCAAAAAGGAATGAGCCATGAACACGCAACGATACATTATCGCTACCACGATTGCAGGTTTCTTTCTGCTCCCCGTTTTGTGCGGAGCCCAACCCCGGTATCCGCAGAGTATGGGAATTCTTAACCGTGGACAGGAGCAATCCCAAGGAGGAGAGCAGGAAAGCAGTAAGAGGCGCGGGAGGGGCCAAGCCACCATCACTCAGCAAACACAGACACCCTCCAGCGTTGGCTCCCAGCAACAAGGGAGCAACCTCACACAACAATCACTCCGCGACTTTCGTTCGGGCGGTCGCCGGTCCTCACAGAATCAGTCTGGCAGCAGTGGGCAGAGTGACAGTGGGCAGTCAAGTCAAGGCAGTAGCTGGAGAAGTGGATCGGATCAGCTCGGCCAAGGGGCAGGCCACGGACGGCTTGGACAATCTGTGGGCAGTCAGAGTGGAGGAGAACAGGGGACAGGGGCCTCTCAAAGCGATTTGACCCAGCAACGGAAGCGACAGCTTCAGGAGCGGCTTGAGCAACTGAGGAATCGCTCGGGCCAAGGTCAGTCTGAGGCGCTTACAGAGCAAGCCGGCGAGGGGGCTACAGGACTTTCGAACCGTGGCATCGAAAAGAAGGATATACGCCGCGGCATGACGTTGGAGCAGCTTCGGTCTCGGAGACAAACTGAAGGCCAAGGCCAACAGACCGGCCAAGACCAAGCAACGCAAACTGGACAACAAGTTTCCGGCGAGCAGCAAACCGTCGGACAGCAAACGGGAACCAGTGGGCAGGGAACCGGAAAGCGGACGCGCGAAGATTTACGGAAGCTGATAGAAGAACGAC
Coding sequences within it:
- a CDS encoding CarD-like transcriptional regulator, whose product is MDFKTGDKVIEPTIGICEIQGIRVMTVDGKTTEFYVFVGPNNASVLVPKYQLERRGVRRPMTKEEAKKVLASLKVPTSPNRSDPHMQYQSYRETLNSGDPMKISKLLRDLYTLDLSNDLKGKEREIMEQAKRFLVEEIAYVREESKTKVEEAIDEALKQMTKKKAQKEREARKQAKKA
- a CDS encoding Iojap protein, which translates into the protein MAKKKTDNISAEIKARRIAQVADEAKATDIVILDVRGLSNVADFFVIFTGTSQTHLRAIGKRLEEHLEPEGICAERIDGFRATNWIVFDFGSVIAHAMLEEARQFYDLERLWGDAPRLSWQ
- a CDS encoding Hydrolase (HAD superfamily), YqeK — protein: MEWQRGEFDRATEYLTKNLGPKRLLHTFGVVQTATSLAAKYGVSGTKVAIVGLLHDAAKSMPPAEMLHALERAGLAKHPYVEGPAQLLHAPASAAVAKLVFGIEDPEILEAIAWHPTGKPHPSPLLRLLLVADYCEPSRDFQGVEEIRALARQNVDAALLEVLKRKAAYVKSSHRDLHPATVETLKSLTA
- a CDS encoding GGDEF domain protein gives rise to the protein MDWETSPDESAPTDEREQTARFMEQARTVIFYHVPSDVRSRIERCWLYPTLPYVTLSRLREIDTFHPITQRGVILLYAGKAPSDRSLRIVLSKLRESYPVTPICLVYEAWRESLALELMECGLIDGFLNINESHLHAHALLSNLLLRAGTQRQLLETVQELERQSVRDGLTGLYHHAYMLELLEREFSRAVRNGAPLSCVMLDLDRFKAINDSYGHRYGDYVLRQVSQILKSNLRVSDTLGRYGGEEFLLLLPETDEQEALRVAEKLRTTIESATFRSAGVQSLVTASFGVASNQHAQAWEDLLVLADRMLYYAKENGRNCVWGTSEHTGISEFDTFRRQLRLKTDSSPVVLLLSRDPSVQERFVRVANSEQYQLVTFEGASEFFANCEAFAPECAVIDTATEEVTESWLTQFTTRSRQTQIPVILLVTEDKILSPSPTLQSTEFILLRNTPELVFRKYLTYVLALRTLRAEVSRLSRDIQITQKRIIRHERMRTVGELAIGLTQQLTNLLASISMHCEQLALKPEKATTVISELTSRGLELIRQVQLQVAAGAEEEIATWSLSDLISQALRLVQSWGIDDLQTWDRRYRFHNSIPESLPVVANRNKVVIEIATLIMRQVESLPHGGILRFSSEEGPQAVNLVIEAIPADYNQLDERPLNGEMGSESKGKSLSLPQFVKSLAFAKVAVPDDEPTLRLRKNMVARNDVSTGEPEGLKKKRILVIDEDPTCRTLTTQLFRQLGHEVWEIETMANDAAKLPKVEWDFVFAEVNVQSPAQWVSFCEFLKKASCPRVYLLTSFPVTTTRVLQSASIAGVISKPLSAQKAREIVGELRPVQ
- a CDS encoding Auxin Efflux Carrier, producing the protein MRRKTTCGYRKIVLCNSESTWSLTRSMVSFQATIGAILGVFLLGALGYFAFRRRLISQHGLTEISRVLIDLCLPAALFYAMFVQYDPTKTSVLWFVGSAQLLFLVVGMLAMWGLATLWRPPQPIGTLCGLASLQNNVYLPLPIALAVLGPSKHIEVQFVIGCFVLFFTPILWSVGVVLLTRSHTEHAGWWSLAKKGLNPPFFAAIAGLGAKMLWLNTGWQSPKLLLDVLQMLGNATVPLAMLVLGGMLAETQISKALEWRGITAVALVKLLIVPVSALVFLRLVPIADPVVRFIILLEGTMPPATNISIIVRRFGGETDFVATTTFVTYLACLFTVPLWLLLSP
- a CDS encoding Membrane protein, distant similarity to thiosulfate:quinone oxidoreductase DoxD — encoded protein: MGLFRTQRSTAAVFCRIALAAVFIPHGMDKLVRFEPFGWEGPEAWVEEFTSLFTVSYIPEHYKVLLAQISGWVEIVAALSCVLGLLVRVTMLPLMINIATAAALTTVKNGFWFTHRLDGVPAPGFEYHLVLLLISLGLLIGGAGSYSLDRFIGGDEDDYYYYDDEEEEDDYAPGPV
- a CDS encoding putative 3-phenylpropionic acid transporter encodes the protein MHELPRHKLLRLVFFLMQAPIGILLPSFVLYLRFDRQFSESQISLITALGGLTIVLFQQAWGYFADVVFRKKQLILANLAISGLLFWSIAFVPSYWAIVCVVFAFNVFSTPLVQLLHGLLFSHRGSERWFGPLRAYGSLGFVVTNLAVAYVADRLTDGNLRFIFPLYAALCAATFVCVMPVPEAKVVRASDRPSFWAVQWYFLRRPPVAIFLGFVFLYQCAHSLSYTLQSILMKNMGADHTLIASSYSLAAVLEVPVFFAAHRLLKKFGAERLLAFAAVVQSIRWILVWKATSPTEIVAISALHAITFGLFYAAAVSYINSHAPYKFKASAQTLFAFVYFGWAGIVSNLVGGQVTRGGIFEQPLTNFLRRVLPFSGQDPLANLYLFSAGVAAVAALLAFVLCFTRGQMPDQPE